TTTGTCGTCACTACCACCCCATCCGCTGCCGACGATTGTTGCTGTTGCTGATTATAGTAGCGTTCTTGGATTTGGGCTACTCTTTGCCCGTTGGTATGCTTGTGTTGAGATTGCATTTCCATTTCACCTCCTCCATTGTTGTCAGGCATAGAGTTTTTAATCTTCAACATATCCAATGTTTCAACATATTTTTGAACCCTTCTCACCTTCATCAACATATCCAATGATTTTGGGTTGTAAGTTTTTAGGTTTtttcttttaagaaaaaaaaaagtaattcaaTACATTCGTAAGTATAAATTTATGTCAAATCAATTGAAATGTAAAATGAAAAGGTAAAAGTATAATGGAAGTTTTTATATTAAAAGTAAGATCGTATTTTGTCTCATctattaaaaaatagataaattaatctaAATACGTTAGATCAATGAATAAATTAGtctttttattaaatgtttttcatttctactatttaaAATTGTTACATGAAGTATGCGCATCACattaattttaatagtaaaattgataaattttaatagaaaagacTAGTTTATTATTCGatctaatatataaaattaattttttatttttgagttaaaaataaaataaaatctaacataaaatacaaaatatttttgcctaaaataaattaacataaaatacgtAACATAATTATGTATAGTAAAACTCGAAACTAAATACATAAAAACCTAAAAAAGTTTTCGCCTAACCAACAAGCCGATGCCTAATCGGCAAAGTCGAGgggttttataaaaataaaaaagaaaaagagattgggatatcttttttttataatttacctgCATTTTCCTCTGCAATTTAACATCACCATCAGCCATAATCCCATCTAATTTAAGCAACTGGTTCATCAACAGCTCAATCAAATTAACCACATCTTTCTCATTTACTTTCCCACCTTTTGAAATAATCGATTCATATGCTGAAACCTACAAAATAATTTCCACCATAAATCAAAACCCacaaaaaaaacacacacacacacacacacacaacatAATCTCCCAAAAAGAAAATTACCTGGCCAGCAAGCCTATCAACTTCAAAGCTAATTTCAGATATGGATTTAGAAGCTTTCTCCATTTTAGCATTTTTCCTCATCTCCATTAATCTCTTTTCTTGACTAATTGGGTCTTCCATTAAAACCATTTTCGATTTATCTTTAACACCCACCATATCCAAAAACACATTCGAATCCCTCTCTTTATCTTTGTATATTAGCTTTTGATCTTTATGGTGTAATCCCGTTGGTCCcgttaacattttctttaattcccctgcaaaaaaaccaaaaaaaagaaagaaagtgttttttataattaattcacTGTAATTAATAAAAAACCATTTTTTATGATGAAAAAGAAGTGCGATTTTCTTTTACCGAATGTAGCTTGAGAATTGATGTTGATTTGATGGTAAATAGAGCCGTATTTGACTTTAACTCTAATAGTCGGCGCCGGTGGGATCGTGATTTGATCGGAATCTGGGTGTCGTTTTTGTACTAACATACCTCCGGGTCTAAGTTCCCATTCACGTGCAACCGGTTCACATCCGCCGTTAAAGGTTGCTGCCGTCGGTTTAGTCTTCATTCTCATCATTTTTTTATACtatacaacaacaacaacaacaaaaaaaaaaaagaaaaaagaaacgaAGAAAAAAATATGTATGGAGGGTAAGGTTTTATATCTCTATATAGATTGAAAATGAACGACCTGTGTTTCAGAAATCATGGAGAAACGCATTTTTCAGACAAAGCGTAAGACTCACTGAGTCTGCTCGCAGCATTGCACGAGTAAAATTCCTAGGTTCACGCGTGTATTATATACAAAGATAAAAGCTTTAAGGAATATAAAAAGAAACTGAACTGAAACTCGTCGTCTTCGTCTTCGTGTTGTTGTTGTTTTTCACTCTCTCTCCAATGGTGTCTTACCAAAggcaagaaaataaaaagaatcctTTGATTCTTTAGCTGTAAGAAAAAACCAGACCAAACTGAACTCCCCAGATCGTTGACTAAAACAGAGAAAAAACCTTAACCCCAGATCTCTACCAAGAGAAATGTGTTTTAAGAATCTGGGACTTTCGTCAAAGGAAATAAAGTCccggaaaattttcaaatgtcaaAACGGTGGGGGAAGAAAAATATAAGCTAAGAGAAAATAAAATCTGGGGAAAACTGGTGGAATAAAAGgaaaaaaggatgaaaaaaaaaaaccagtgGACAGCTAACCATGTAGTAGTTGTGTTTTTCTAACTTAAGAAACTATATATAGAGAGATATGATTATATTAATACTTACATTTTTACATATTTCTATATATGTAAAACTTTGAAtgggtaaattatattattaaactatcactaagtttatgttttgagcactcaaaatttaaaaagttttataaaattattattgaattattctatagtttttatttaagtcattagattattaaattttttaagtttaattAGCAAGCtccaaataattattttgacaaaTGGTAGAATAGATTGATATTTATTAACAAGTAGAATAACATATTTTATATCTAAATCGATCGATGACCAATGTCGGATATCGAGAATAAAGTTTTTTTGATTTTGGTTTTTAAATTTAAActttcaaagtttttttttttaaaaaacactaAACTGTAAAAGAAAAAAGGAGTAGAGCTTTTGATTGGTATAAGTGATGTGAACTGAGAATgctatacaacaacaattttaataatacagtaacttaaatgaaaacttttaaaaaattcaatgaccattttgtaactttttaaagttaagtaatcaaacataaatttactaataatttagtaacCTTAATTATAGTTTATCTAATTCTAAAATAGGtttcatatttatattatatcaTTGGAATAAAATTTTTGatctatatttaataaatattattttaaataaataaaaaagattttATTTATTCAACATACATTACTTGTACAAATATATGGACTTAATATAATTAAATCAAACAATTATaaatttgtgtaaaaataataataataaatgtgtGACATTAGATAAATTTAACGTTTTGGCAAACTGTTTAACTGATgatcttaaatttaaaaaaatttattaaatatgtaGTAATATTcttcattaaaatttaaaattattttacttctcaaaattttaaattaatattaaaacgATTATCTAATTTATGAGGAtacatttataattataaatttataaggaCCTTTTCTCATCTTCTTACTTTTagcaacataaaataaaaaatatatgttaatagatttttttatttgtaaaaatttataatataattaaaaattcataaaataataaaagtactaATCCACCGCTTAACTGCGTTAAAAAATGTTCACCGAACTCTATTGCCTCTTTGGGACGTAATACTCTAGTGCGACACGGTTTACTAATATAAGTACGGGCTTAAATGCTGATGAATGGACACATATGAGTTGAGGGATATATCGGTGAATTCGTGATAAATCCAATCATTGAACTGATAATTATGTAGGATAGGATGTTAGACACGTGTCATTTAGGCGACGATTCACGGAGAAAGACAGCCACATGCTTGTCCGTTTTGCAGGTAACTTCCTACACGTGTGGCACTCACTAGATTTACTATGAGTAATAATTATACTAATTACTGCCAGATCCAATAATGTCAACGAAAAAACaactaaattactaataaaaaataacaaagtATTACGAATATAAACATAATATAGGTGTCctaaaatattttccaaattcactttgatgttgattaaaattttaaacacatatatataaatagtgTCTATAAATTTAAGGAGGTCATTTTTTTTTAACATGTTATATCTAATTTGTTTATATTATAGGTtaaaatatatttacaatttaattaatgatgttaatattttgataatttaattacattattttaaaatttaaattaaattaaaatgtggAGCATTATTTAAAAGCAGTTCATTTGGTGCtgtttaaccaaaaaaaaaaaaaaaagggaagaaactTTAACGTAGCGTTTCTTAGGGGGGGTTGCCTTGTCAATGAATTGGACaaaatttcaccaaaactcacTTGGCTTAATCCGCAAGAGAAAAACACTACCAAATCCAAAACCAGTTTGATAGTTGTTGGTCGTAACCAGATTTGGCAATTCCTTGTTGAAGTAAAAAAACATCTCAGATTATTAGATACAATTTATCAACAGAAATAGAAAGATCGGAAGAGCCCTGGAAAAAGTGGGAAGAAGGTCCCTAAATAGAGGCATGAGGAGGATCCCATCCTCGGGTCCCTGGGTCAAACCTCGCCTTGGATTTTAAGTCGAATTATTATATAAtaagatataaattataaattattatcacTGCATAACACATGTAATAgtaaaatatgttatatttttattaaaaactcaAATTCAAACTTTAAAATCCAACAACCAAttaaaattcacaaaaaaaaaattagagttcgaattaaaaaatttattacccttcttttcttttatccctttttacatatatttgtatcatatttatatattttattttattttatgtaaaacatAAATATGCGGCTATGATATGTCATATACATTTTAAGTTGTATATCTCATTATATTCATATTGAATAATGCATGCATGGCATATTAAAAACAATGCATAgatgtaaaatttatttttaagtaattaaatttactaatttttatgttttataagttaattaaCAAAACGTTAAGTGCCCTTGGATGCATTTAAAAAAATACATGTTATAATTTTCTTTCGtaaaactaaaattttcattgctatatatatatatatatatatgaaagatGCTTATATTTTATTAGCATAAACACATGGAGTTTTTTTTTTCGAAATAATAGATAGTTTATTGGGCCATACTTTATAGGGGGACAGGAAACCGACCAAATGACATTAAAAATTCGGGGTAATGGGGATGAACTAAGCATTTGTTCCCAACATTTTTTTTTTGAGTCTTTTTTGTCCATGTGGCAAGAGAAAATTGTAATTCTATTTTTACTCCAATCCAATTTCCGATGCATTAAGATGTCacaacatttttttaaaaaatttatattaaataaataaattagataATGCCACTTAATTAAAAATTAGTATTTATGTAAATATATCATTCTAAAATACAATTactaaagagagagagagagagagagagaaacccCAATTATTATATCTTGGTGGGAGATAGACATTTGGTATATACTTGCCATTGAAAAACGTACATCTGGTGAGAATGTATAATCGTCATGATGATCATTGATAGATTTATAAGAGCATCATAGCCGTTGATCTTTAGCAATGGTCGAACAGTGGACATGGCGCATGTCTTGTAATCCGACATTGCAATCATTTAAATATTGTCGTTAAATAGTATACGTATATAGTATGTTTCGGATTTGGTTCCTTACGATACCAgtgtcttttctttttttttttttgaacggGAAAATGTCTTGTTTTTAAAGGAAAGGtatttattttcacaattttacaTGTCTATGAAACAAtatcaaattataaaaaattaaataattgtatGAAACAGTTAAATCTAGTTCGAATATTGTGTCTTTTTAAGAGTTGTCtagatttaaatttgaatatttgatattactaaatttaaattgtaaaatatatttgTTATTATATAATCGGTAGAAGTCGGGGCTAGCATGAGCCTCAAcccctaaaatttaaaattatattttaggtctttagaatttttaaaattttaaagtaataaatgtaaaattatactttggcccttaaaattataaaaatataatttaatcctttacaaattataaaaatataaactataaaaattaaaatttcatccggctcCCTTAAAAAATTTCTGGCTTTGCCCTGTATATAATATGATTAGATTGTTTGATAAAtacaattttagaattttaaaggtaaaatatttaaaagataatgttaaaagaaataaaaaaaaaagaattgaaaagttCTATATTAAAAAGTAGGTAGCTTCTTTATCTATTTGTCATTTTCACACTCTTTCATTGAAAAAatctcatttatttttattattgtgaattattaaatatgtttaataaattaactcaataaaaatattaaattttagtttatttaatttttaataatttaccaAATGTCATCAAATACTTAAAAGCAACCATTACACCAATAATTAATTGAGaaagattaaatttaaaataaaaacagtaaatattaatatttaaaatataaataaaaactctTAAATTTAAAGTAATAGTAAGAATTCATAggctttttatttagtttttgtttttaaaagaaaGCAAAACACAAATTTCACATGTTCAATAATCGtaattttcattaattttattacttttcaaataatccaaaataaaaaataaaattgggtGGTAGGAGGTCTCTATATTATCTattaatttaacaatttatttaatttggaaAGTGAATATCTAACCACtaaataattaaatgataaaagagaTCTATAGAATAATAGAATTGATATATCGGTATCTCTAATTATGTGACCTAACGTTTATAATATTAAGCCAATagtatgaaaaataatatatatatatatatatatatatttggtttaaTAACAATTATCCTATAGACAGTTGGTAGAAGTTTTAAACTCACATTTAAGCGCGACAAATATCCTATTAATacagtaaaataataatttaatatataaataaaaaatatttgtcACATTATTAATCATTTTGAAGTTTCACGAatatatgtatgaaataattattcttaatttAATGGTATAATATTtagtatattaataaaatattagaaaCCACATTTTATTGCttataaaacaaatttaatgGAAAAAGCAgtatttttataatgttaattCCGATTTTTTAATGTATCAATAAAATCCCATCTATTTATTGATTGACGCATACTGATTTATTAGTTGAGAATGCACCAAACTGGACGGATTACCCATTTTGATTGAATCAATCCAGCTATCTTATTGGTCCAATTTttcatcaataatatatataaatttttttttataaataccgATACAATATAATCCACCTATGATTATTCTCCATTATAGAACTAGAGACTAATACATAACAATTATGTTTGATGAAATTCAAATATGAATACTCAAATCTAAATTAactattaatgttaatttttatCGATTAAAAAAATCacggtaaaagtatcatgaaagCTCTTATACTAGGATTTAAATTACAATTTGCCCCTTTATTCAAAAATGGGTAAATTGATCTTTATATATTAGACAAATGAGTAAACTAGTCCTtctaattaaaaatttcattcatttttactgttaaaatttGCTCTTTATATGTAAGCACAAagtgtaatttttaattatttcatcaactaaatcaatttttaataataaaaataaataaaattttaaatagaaataGTCAATTTACTATTTAAGCTatcatataaaattaacttaattaaagaGATAAAATGTAATCTACATACTGACTAAACCACTTCTCGTAGTTTTACAATAAAACAATCAGTGAGGGCCATGGAAAATGGGACATTGCACAGTAGGCTTTCAAATCAAAGAGGCAATTAGACGGCACAGAGAAGGGGTAGTGGGGCTTGGTCAATGCCATGGCTCACAAGTCACAAGCAGCACAGACCTTATTCTTGTTCCAAGTCATGCGATTGCACCCTCTTTTCGTATCAACGATTTGACAAATCTCTGCTTCAGTTTGGCGCAATTGAAAATTTTCTTTGCTTCTTATCTAAATCCCAATTAGGTAGGCTTTGATTGACCCacgattttatattaaaaatatttcatattgataaaatatatttttaatattctaTTTAaactcaattttaaataaatttaaattaactcACGATTTAACTTGTACAAATTCTGATTCAGATCAAATTCAATACCAAGTTGATAATATGGACGAAGCGAGAAGGCTTTTTAAtcgaatttaaattataaattttaagaaaaaattattattaagatATATTTACCATTTTATTTGGGTGTTTAAAGTTTTTTTCATTAAATGTAGTATTTAAATTATCAATTTCGTCACTTTTTGTTAAAAAAGGTGTATTACATCTAATAAAAATGTTCCACATCTAAATTTTTATTGGTTGATGTTGTGATTTGGGATAAAATAAGACAAAATTAACAGTTTTGACCAAAAACTTTTAAGTATTTAAGTGAGAAATTTGATATAGTTTGAAGATTCATTTCGTATTTAAACCTATGTTTATTTATTGCGTCATTACACTAATATTCACTCAactatgaaaaattacaaaatggtaATCCAATAATTAGTATTTTTTTGTTactcaactattcaattttgtctttttctAGTCATCtaattattttgggtttttaggtGTTTCTCTTTTTACGTTAGCCAGTCGATAAttcaaaagataaaattaaataattaactattttgtaacttttttaaatacgtgactaaaacataaatttactaacagttgaaatattttataatttttataattaaatgataaaaaaatcataattaaataatatCTACCATAATTTACCCTTATTTATTTGTTAAGAGCAACGTGGATATTCACATGATATTCCTTTACCAAATCTCTTTCAATGATCTTTGTGTCTGGTATTTTAAATTTAACCATTTAAAAGAAGCAATGTGATTATTTACATTttattgttttaaagaaaaaattgtaACTTATAAACTAGTACCAAAATTTGATCTAAAGTAGTACCAAAAGAGTGCAATTTGAAGTTATTCATATATAATCATCACATAagttgtaacactccttacccgagactgttgtcagaatcgagcacgaggcattactaaatttaatctatcacttaaatagttttaaattgtttatttaagcatttcgaaatgtgctgccattctgcgtcgtagtcgcctaaaaattcatatcttgagttccgaaactcgaaattaagatccgtaaatttttcctgaaactagactcatatatctatctactaatttttttcatagattttttacttggccaattagtacagtttattagttaaagtttcccctgtttcaaaactcgactgcactaacctcttgttactacgaaccatgtttcttcctgtacaaaattcatatcactaagccgtttatttctcttaaaactagactcaacaaggattataaccatataaagtataccttctaattagttttgtacaatttatggtgaatttccaaagttgaaacaggggttccagaaatcactctgaccctgtttcactaaaactcagatatatcatgaaatataatacctttacctatttttcttattccataagaaaatagacataataagctttaatttcatatattattcatcttcaaaatatgtttatacaatttttagtgatttttcaaagttacgtcattgctgttacttgaatctatttttaggttactttcacattttcataattttcatgtgataatcaccattcaatcatacatattaataaacatgcatatcatcggccattttattagctaatcactagcaagtatttacacatcattcattgttcatattataccaaaagtggctaagtttctatacatgccatacacaaaacaaaacgtctaattataccgagttatttctttgatagtgtgatcggcctccggcgtttccttcgatcccgagtggctagataagtactataagaataagaaaataaagagattaagcactaggcttagtaagcttacaagcaaataaatcacaacattcaacataatggataattatgcataatatcatctaacatcataaatttctttacttctcaatttctatcttcttctttattcccttaccttctttcttacccgacctttccttttcataagtataatctacttttcctttgctgttaattcactgtaatttaactcgtatcctgacccgttgaaccactcggaatactaaggatactaggtcgttctgtctatcaatatccgccaatgccatgtctttgacatggacttacatgaattattctgtctccaatgccatatataatatggacttacatggctcaatcctgtctccaaagccatatttctaatatggacttacatggctcatttcgttcgtctgtcaaccctactatcctaacattcctagggttcaaccgggctttctaacacttttaaATCATCACTTCatcttaaattcgactttaaatattttcataacataaatatataaatgctgaaattgacaataataatgtaaaataaaagaatattgcatttatttactgtaaacttacctcgatacaaaatgtgactaaactttacaatttagtcctttactttttcttttcccgatctactcttgaatttcgctcttcttgatctataatagcaaatttagcttatttaatatcaacatttatcaaaacaaccctttactcaaactttggaaaaattacattttgccctaaactttcacatatttgcacttttgccccaaggctcgtaaattaaacttcatcctattttcttatgttttatgacatgctgatcatttttccttctatggcaacatcaaattcacacactaacatgtacttatgactattaggtatttttaccgattaagccttttactcgttttcacttaaaaccaagtagcacaagttgtctaacataatttaaaacctcatattccatcataaaacatcaaaatacacaaatttcacctatgggtatttttccaaatttgattcctaacttaaattattgctagcataagctttatcgagctctgggacttcaaaacgtaaagatcattaaaagcgggcttggaatcacttactatgaagcttgaaagttgaagaaaccccagctatggagagaggtaaggttctgctggtaacttgaagaagatgatacaattttatcatctttttaccttttattaatgttaataaccaaatgaccaaaatgccctccttactaaactttcaaaaattccttccatgtcctaattttgtccatgaacttaaaattggtcaaattaccatttaagatctcctaattaatattccaaaataatttcatactaaaacttctagaatgcaagttttgcaaattattcgatttagtccctaacctcaatttaagcactttatgcatagaattttatcacgaaattttcgcacaatcatgtaatcataccatgaacctcaaaataataataaaatatttttttttaccgttaat
This is a stretch of genomic DNA from Gossypium arboreum isolate Shixiya-1 chromosome 11, ASM2569848v2, whole genome shotgun sequence. It encodes these proteins:
- the LOC108454777 gene encoding BAG family molecular chaperone regulator 1 → MMRMKTKPTAATFNGGCEPVAREWELRPGGMLVQKRHPDSDQITIPPAPTIRVKVKYGSIYHQININSQATFGELKKMLTGPTGLHHKDQKLIYKDKERDSNVFLDMVGVKDKSKMVLMEDPISQEKRLMEMRKNAKMEKASKSISEISFEVDRLAGQVSAYESIISKGGKVNEKDVVNLIELLMNQLLKLDGIMADGDVKLQRKMQVRRVQKYVETLDMLKIKNSMPDNNGGGEMEMQSQHKHTNGQRVAQIQERYYNQQQQQSSAADGVVVTTKWETFDSFPALVPVPSTSTSTANNSISPPKFPWEFFD